Below is a window of Microbacterium saperdae DNA.
CAGCGACAACGACTCCGTCGGCAGCACCGTGACCTGGAACGCGGATCTTCCGCAGGCCGGGTTGTACAGCGTCTCGGTCTGGTATCCGACGAATGCCACCACGACGACCTCCGCCGCGTACATCGTCACGCACAAGAGCGGAGACACCGAGGTGATCGTGAACCAGACGCAGGGTGCCGCGGCATGGCGATCGCTCGGCACCTACCGGTACGACGCCGACGCGGTCGGCACGGTGCGTCTCGAGGTGCGCAACACCAGCATCCATCGGGTGAGTGCTGCGCAGTTCGTGCGTATCGGCGACTGACCCGACCGCATCGGGGCGGACGACAGAACGGGTGGTAGGGCCGGAACGGATCCGGCCCCACCACCCGTTCCTGGTCGCGGGCGAGGGGGGCAGCTCAGTGCCGTACGTACTCCTGGATCGCGGCCTCGTCGACCGTCACGCCCAGGCCAGGGCCGGTCGGGACGAGGAAGCCGCCGTCCGGCTGGACCTCGAGCGGGGTGGTGAGCAGACGGTTGGCAACCGGCAGCGTGAAGGGCTGGTACTCGAAGGCCAGGAGCGAGGTGGCGCTCGCCGCCACATGCACGCCCGCCGCCATCGCGATGCCGAACGCCGCGGAATGGTGCGGGGCCACCGGCACGTGGAAGGCATCCGACACGGCGGCGATCGCGAGTCCCTCGGTGATGCCCGTGCGCCCGATGTCGGGCTGCGTGAGCCCGACGGCGCGACGGGTGAGCCAGTCGGTGAACTCGAAGCGACTCCGCATCGCCTCGCCGATCGCGACCGGCGTGGAGAGCGAGGCGGCCAGGTCGCGGTGGCCCTCGACGTCTTCCGGCGCGAGCGGGGCCTCGAAGAACCAGGCGTGGCGGTCGTCGAGCTCTCGGCCGAGCGTCTTGGCCTCGCCCAGGCGGTACGTCCAGTGCGCATCGAGCGCCAGGTCCAGGTCGGGGTGCACCGCGCGGATCGCGTCGTAGGTCGCGAGGTCCGTGCGGATGTCGACGCCGAGGTGCAGCTTGATGCGACGAACACCGGCCTCGACCAGCTCCGCTGCCTTGTCGGCACGTTCGGCGTCGTCGACACCCCGGATGCCGGAGACGTAGGTCGGGAGGACCTCGGTGAAGCGCCCGCCGGCGAGCTCGGAGACGGAGAGCCCCGTCGCGTGGCCCCACAGATCCCAGAGTGCGATGTCGACCGCGGCCATGGCATCGGCCTGGTGACCGGTGAGGTGTCCGCGCTCGCGCATCGACTCCGACATCCGATGCCACAGGGTGCGCACCGAGCGGGGGTCCTCGCCCAGGATCAACGGCGTGAGCAGGTTGTCGACGATCGCGGCGGCGACCACGGGCGCGACGGGGGCGAGGGCTTCGCCCCAGCCGACGAGGCCGTCATCGGTCTCGATCTTCACCAGCAGCGTCTCGTAGCCGGGGGAGTACAGGCTGCGCCACGGCGGTCGGATGACGTAGCCGCGGTGCTCGACCGCGGTGTCACCCGCGTAGGAGTTGTCGGCATCCTCCTTCGAGAGGTAGAGCGGGAAGGTCTGTACGCGCGCGATTCTCACAAGGGTCTCCAAAGACAGAGCGGGGCGAGCTGCCTACGGCCGGTGCCGCAGCAGTGTGGTCGAGCTGCCGCGTGCGCCGCGGCAGGGGGCTCAGAGGGTCGCGAACGAGCTCGCGGTGCGGGAGGGGCTGTAGCCGAGGGCGACGGAGATCTCGTCGGCGGCCTCGATCAGCTGCAGCGCGAGCTCCTGGTGGGGGGCGTGCAGGTCCAGCACCGAGAGCGGACCGCTGGCCGAGAGGCCGGCGACGATCTCGCCGGCGCGGTTGTGGATCGGCGCGGCGATGCAGGCGCGACCGAAGGCGAGTTCCTCGATCTCGGTCGCGTATCCGCGGCTGCGGGTCTCTTCCAGGGCGATCTCCATCGCGTCGCGGTCGACGATCGTGTGCGGGGTGAACCGTTGCGGAGTCTGGGCGAAGTACTCATCGACCATGGCGCTGGGCATGCCCGACAGCAGGGCCTTGCCCAGGCCCGTGGCGTGCAGCGGTCCGGTGCGACCGGCCATCGCGAACGACTTGGGAGCGAGGGCGCCCTCGAAGTTGCAGAGGTAGGTGAAGGTGAAGCCGCTGAGCTCGGCGACGTTGACGCCGATCTCGATCTTGCGCGCGAGGTTCTGGGCGATCTGACGCGAGGCGCGGAAGATCGGCGAGCCGTTGATCGCGATCGTGCCCAGGGAGACGGCGGCGGGACCGAGTCGGTACAGACCGGTGCGGCCGTCCTGCACCACGAACTTCATGCGGTCGAGCGCGGACATCATGCGGGAGACGGTGGACTGGCCGAGACCGGTCAGGGTGCACAGTTCCGAGACCCGGAGTTCCCCCGACTCCTCGGTGAAGCACGCGAGCAACGACATCGCCCGTTCGACCGTCTGCGTGCCGCCCACGGATTCCGATGCCATCGCGTCTGCTCCTCCACTCTGCCGCCGCTTGTGCGACGCTGCGGCTCCTCGCCGCTGCCAGTCATCCTAATGAGAGAAATGATGCGGAGCAACACAAATGTGGGTGTCTTATGCATTTTGTGGATTTCGCATCCGCATTGTGGTTGACTAAGCGCACGTCACCGCCGACGACTGCGACGACGACGTGCAGGGCCCCACGCGGGGTCTTCCCTTATTCGGAAAGTGAATGCAATGCCACAAGCCACCCTTGAGCGGCCTGCGATTCGCGAGCAGGTCGAGCAACGCTCCGGGCGTCGTTCCACGCTGGGTGCGAAGGATCGCACCTTCGGATTCATGATCGCACTTCCCGCGGTCCTGTTGTTCCTCGTGATCGCGATCTTCCCCCTCGTGTCGAGCATCGGAACGAGCCTCTACGACCAATCGCTGCTGCGTCCGGAGCGCACGTTCGTCGGCTTCGACAACTACGTGGCGATCTGGGACGAGTTCTTCGCACGCCTGGGCACCACCCTCGTGTTCGCCTCGCTCTCGACGGTCTTCCCGCTCGTGCTCGGCGTCGCCCTCGCCCTCCTGCTCAATGCGCGCATGCGGGGACGCAACATCCTGCGGGGCGCGCTGATGCTGCCCTGGCTCCTCCCCGGCGTCGTCGTCTCCTTCCTGTGGGCCTGGATCTTCAACGACAGCTACGGCGTCGTCAACCATGTGCTCTCCACGTTCGGGCTCCCGGAGGTCAGCATGCTGGGTCAGCCCGTCGGTGCGATGGCCGCCGTCGTCATCGCCAAGACCTGGCACTCGTTCCCCTGGATCATGGTCGTCGCGCTCGCGGTGCTCCAGACCCTGCCCAGCGAGCAGATCGAGGCGGCGACCATCGACGGTGCGACCAGGGCCCAGCGCTTCCGCTACATCTCCCTCCCGCACATCGCCGGCCCGGTCACGCTCGTGGCGGTGCTCGAGTTCATCTACAACTTCGGCAACTTCGACACGATCTTCGTCATGACCGGCGGAGGACCGGGCAACTCGACCACCACGCTCGCGGTCAGCCTGTACCACCTCGCGTTCGGCAGCTACGAGCTCGGCAAGGCCTCCGCGATGGGCGCCCTCTGGCTCGTCCTGCTTGCGATCATCTCGAGCGGCTACCTGCTCCTCAACCGACGACTGGAGAAGTGATGCGCCGTTCGCGCGACATCGGCGAGTCGATCATCCGCCCGCATCTGTCCATCCCCGGCCGTGTCCTGCTCCTGCTGCTGGCGCTCTTCGGTCTGCTCCCCATCTACTGGCTGACCGCGACCGCCTTCACCAAGAAGGAGGACGTCTTCGCCCTCGATCGCCCGTTCTTCCCGGTCGACCCGACCATCGAGAACTTCGTCGGGTTCTTCCAGAACGACGCGCTGCTCAGGAATCTCCTCAACAGCGTGATCGTCTCGACGGGCACCGCGGTGCTCGCCGTGCTGGTCGGAGGGCTCATGGCCTACTCGCTGTCGAAGTTCCGCTACCGCGGACGCAACGCGATCATGTTCATGTTCCTGATCGGGCAGCTGATCCCCGGGGCGCTGCTGCTCATCTCCCTGTACCTGATGCTGAGCTCCGCCGGACTGCTCTACACCTACACGGCGCTGATCATCTCGTTCACGACGTTCACGCTGCCGCTCGCGGTGTTCCTGCTGAAGGGCATCATCGACGCCCTCCCCGATGACATCCTCGAGGCGGCGAAGGTCGACGGACTCTCGCGCACAGGGACGATGTTCCGCATCGTGTTCCCGCTCGTGGTGCCCGGTCTCATCACGGCAGGGATGTTCGCGTTCATGCGCGGCTGGAGCGACCTGCTCTTCGCACTGACGCTCGCCGGACCAGACAAGCAGACGCTTCCGGCCGGCCTCACCCAGGCGTTCATCCGCGAAGGCACGGCCGACTGGCCGGCGCTCATGGCAGCCTCGCTGATCACGTCCTTGCCGCTCGTCATCATCTTCATCCTCCTGCAGCGCTACTTCGTCTCCGGCCTCGCCGCCGGAGCCGTCAAGGGGTAGCGATGCGCCGCCCGAATGCACGTACCCCACATCACGAAGGAGCAGTCTCCATGAACCTCTCGAACTCGCAGCTGAGTCGCCGGGCCTTCCTCGGCGGCGGCAGCGCCCTGGCCGCGTTCGGCCTGCTCGCCCTCACCGGTTGCGCCACGCCGACCGCGACAGGCGTCGGCACCGGTGCCGGCGTGAACGCCGCGACCAAGGCCAAGACCATCAACTTCTACGGCAACTCGCTCGGCGAGGAGGCGCTGAAGTCCGCCTGGCAGGGGATCCTTGACGGGTTCTCGAAGGAGGCGGGGGTGAAGGTCGCCCCCGTCATCTACCCCTACGACCAGGCCGCCACGCAGCTCGCCCTCACCGGGCGCTCCGGCAAGCTCCTCGGCGTCGGACAGTCCGGCGGATGGCAGGTGCTCACGCCCATGGACGTGCTGGCCGACCTCACCGATCTCGCGAAGGGGCTGGGCATCCCGCAGGGCGTGCTCGACTCGTACACGATGGACGGCAAGCTGCTGGTGCTCCCGCTGACGGCGGCCGGTATCGGCATGATCACGAACGGCGAGATCGCCCAGAGCGTCGGCATCAAATCGGGCATGAGCGTGGAGCAGTTCGCCACGGCGCTCGAGAAGATCAAGAAGCAGGACTCCTCGCTGATCCCGTACGCCGCGGTCACGAAGAACCCCGACCTCAAGGACGCTGTGCACTGGATGTGGGGCTTCGGCAGCGACGTCGTCACGGACGATTTCACCTGCACCATCGGTGACGCGGAGAGCGTCAAGGCCATCACCTGGTACAAGTCGCTGCAGGACGCGGGGCTGACGCAGACGAACGTGGCCCGCAGCGATGCGCGCATCCTGTTCGCGAGCGGCCGCGCCGCGATCTACGATGACGCACCTCTCGCCTCGACCTTCGTGAAGACGAACGGTGCCGCGCAGAACATCATCGACAACATCGGTGCGATCTCGCGGCCGACCTCCGGTGGCAAGGACTCGTTCAACCGGGCATGGGGCAGCGGTCTGTTCGCGAGTGCCGGCGAGGGCGAGCTCACGAGTCGCGAGTTCATCTCGTACGCCGCGACCAACGTCGAGGCCGCGACGGCGCTCTACGAGAACTCCGCCGTCGCTCCGGCCGCCAAGAGCGTGGCCGACCAGATCCCCGCGCTCGCCGCCGACAAGTTCCAGCAGGCGTTCCGCACCGAGGTCTCGGAGCACGCTCGCGGTGCCGCGTGGGACCGTGTGGCCGTCACGGCGCAGATCGACGCCGCGATCGGTGGCGGTGTCGCCACGATCCTCGCGGGTCAGGTCGACGTGCAGGCGGGCCTCAATGCGCTGAAGAAGGAAGTCCAGGGGCTGCTCGACTCGAACACCTGAGTTCCTGACACACGAAGAAGGCCGCGTCCCTCTGGGCGCGGCCTTCTTCGTGTGTCAGCGACCGAGGTCAGAGCCAGCGCTCGCGCAGCACGGGTTTGAGCCAGGCGGCGGGTGAGGAGATCGACAGGCCGCCGTCCACCGCGAGGGAGGTGCCGGTGACGAACGATGCGGCGTCCGAGGCGAGGAACGCCACGACCGCGGCGACCTCTTCCGGGCGGCCGATCCGACCGAGCGGGTACCCCTCGGTCTCGCCGGTGTCGCTCGCGGAGATGCTGCCGGGCTGTACGGCGTTCACCCGGATGCCACGGGGGCCGTAGTCGAGCGCGAGCTGGCGCACGAGGCCCTCGACGCCTGCCTTGGCGGCCGCGTAGGCGGCGAGGGCGGGGGCAGCGAGCGTCGCATTTACCGAGGTGACGGCGACGATCGAGGAGCCGGGCGCGAGGTGGGGGAGTGCGGCACGCGCCACGAAGAACGCCGAGTCCAGCGTGGCACCGAAGGCGCCGCGCCAGTCGTCGTCGCTCGTCGCATCGGCGCGCGCGATCGGCATCCGACCGGCTGCGAGGACCACCACGTCGATGCTGCCGAGGGTCTGCCGCGCGTCGGCCACCGTGAGCTCGGCGGTCTCGGGCATGCTGCAGTCGGCGGTGACGTACTTCGTGAACACCGCGTCCGTGCACTCCTCGATCCCGACGCCGACGACCGAGTCACCACCGTCGACGAAGGCGCGGGCGATCGCGATGCCGATATCGGAACTGCCGCCGATCAGCAGCACACCGCGGCCGGTCACACGCGCACCGCGACCGGGAGCGGCGGGAGGGCGAGCTCGTCGAGGACCACGTGCACGGCGGCACGGCTGCCGGCGTCGAGGCCGGCAGCGGGGTAGCGGACGGTGGCGTGCTCGATGATGCCGCGCGCGACCAGGATCTCCTTGTGCACCGCCCACGCGATGCCACCCTG
It encodes the following:
- a CDS encoding SDR family NAD(P)-dependent oxidoreductase; this encodes MTGRGVLLIGGSSDIGIAIARAFVDGGDSVVGVGIEECTDAVFTKYVTADCSMPETAELTVADARQTLGSIDVVVLAAGRMPIARADATSDDDWRGAFGATLDSAFFVARAALPHLAPGSSIVAVTSVNATLAAPALAAYAAAKAGVEGLVRQLALDYGPRGIRVNAVQPGSISASDTGETEGYPLGRIGRPEEVAAVVAFLASDAASFVTGTSLAVDGGLSISSPAAWLKPVLRERWL
- a CDS encoding carbohydrate ABC transporter permease, producing MIALPAVLLFLVIAIFPLVSSIGTSLYDQSLLRPERTFVGFDNYVAIWDEFFARLGTTLVFASLSTVFPLVLGVALALLLNARMRGRNILRGALMLPWLLPGVVVSFLWAWIFNDSYGVVNHVLSTFGLPEVSMLGQPVGAMAAVVIAKTWHSFPWIMVVALAVLQTLPSEQIEAATIDGATRAQRFRYISLPHIAGPVTLVAVLEFIYNFGNFDTIFVMTGGGPGNSTTTLAVSLYHLAFGSYELGKASAMGALWLVLLAIISSGYLLLNRRLEK
- a CDS encoding IclR family transcriptional regulator, with product MASESVGGTQTVERAMSLLACFTEESGELRVSELCTLTGLGQSTVSRMMSALDRMKFVVQDGRTGLYRLGPAAVSLGTIAINGSPIFRASRQIAQNLARKIEIGVNVAELSGFTFTYLCNFEGALAPKSFAMAGRTGPLHATGLGKALLSGMPSAMVDEYFAQTPQRFTPHTIVDRDAMEIALEETRSRGYATEIEELAFGRACIAAPIHNRAGEIVAGLSASGPLSVLDLHAPHQELALQLIEAADEISVALGYSPSRTASSFATL
- a CDS encoding carbohydrate ABC transporter permease, which codes for MRRSRDIGESIIRPHLSIPGRVLLLLLALFGLLPIYWLTATAFTKKEDVFALDRPFFPVDPTIENFVGFFQNDALLRNLLNSVIVSTGTAVLAVLVGGLMAYSLSKFRYRGRNAIMFMFLIGQLIPGALLLISLYLMLSSAGLLYTYTALIISFTTFTLPLAVFLLKGIIDALPDDILEAAKVDGLSRTGTMFRIVFPLVVPGLITAGMFAFMRGWSDLLFALTLAGPDKQTLPAGLTQAFIREGTADWPALMAASLITSLPLVIIFILLQRYFVSGLAAGAVKG
- a CDS encoding ABC transporter substrate-binding protein yields the protein MNLSNSQLSRRAFLGGGSALAAFGLLALTGCATPTATGVGTGAGVNAATKAKTINFYGNSLGEEALKSAWQGILDGFSKEAGVKVAPVIYPYDQAATQLALTGRSGKLLGVGQSGGWQVLTPMDVLADLTDLAKGLGIPQGVLDSYTMDGKLLVLPLTAAGIGMITNGEIAQSVGIKSGMSVEQFATALEKIKKQDSSLIPYAAVTKNPDLKDAVHWMWGFGSDVVTDDFTCTIGDAESVKAITWYKSLQDAGLTQTNVARSDARILFASGRAAIYDDAPLASTFVKTNGAAQNIIDNIGAISRPTSGGKDSFNRAWGSGLFASAGEGELTSREFISYAATNVEAATALYENSAVAPAAKSVADQIPALAADKFQQAFRTEVSEHARGAAWDRVAVTAQIDAAIGGGVATILAGQVDVQAGLNALKKEVQGLLDSNT
- a CDS encoding mandelate racemase/muconate lactonizing enzyme family protein, which translates into the protein MRIARVQTFPLYLSKEDADNSYAGDTAVEHRGYVIRPPWRSLYSPGYETLLVKIETDDGLVGWGEALAPVAPVVAAAIVDNLLTPLILGEDPRSVRTLWHRMSESMRERGHLTGHQADAMAAVDIALWDLWGHATGLSVSELAGGRFTEVLPTYVSGIRGVDDAERADKAAELVEAGVRRIKLHLGVDIRTDLATYDAIRAVHPDLDLALDAHWTYRLGEAKTLGRELDDRHAWFFEAPLAPEDVEGHRDLAASLSTPVAIGEAMRSRFEFTDWLTRRAVGLTQPDIGRTGITEGLAIAAVSDAFHVPVAPHHSAAFGIAMAAGVHVAASATSLLAFEYQPFTLPVANRLLTTPLEVQPDGGFLVPTGPGLGVTVDEAAIQEYVRH